The genomic stretch ATGATGTCAGAAGAATCTTTCTCAATTCTAAAATGCAAAATGTTTTATCTCCCAAATTACAAATTCAATTTAAGATACGTTTTCacacgacgagatcttcaaaactagcacccatgttaatatgtttcgataaCATTTTTTTTCGGACTAAAAGTTACCAAccatctctatttgaataattagccctccgtacttgagtgatcaacggtaaatgtataaaattatcaacccccaaagttaattttatttgaaacattTTGACGGATTTTTTTTAGCTCACATTTTATTAGCCGATATTAAAAAATAGGGCTAGATTATCAAACACCAGAAGGTCCAGCCAGCAGTGGTGACATCCAGTGGATCATGGTAACAACGAAATCCAAGTCGGTTAGGTCGCACATGTATGTAGTCTCATCTGCAATTCCTTCCAACTCCCAATACAACGCTGCAAAAATGGAACGATTGCGTAATTAGCAATCCGAAATCCACGATCATAGCCCAGAAATTCTAAAACTAAAAAGTAAACCTTATAGGTATATATTATAAATATTACGAGAAGGAGAATTCAGACATATATCACATCACATCAGCATCAAATTTATTTGGAGCTAGAATAATTGGTGCACCCCCACGGGATCAGAAACCTAAATATGATAATAAAATTTAATGGCATTGTACTGCAGTGTACAATTATAGACTACGCagtgagaaaaggaaaaccattgTTGCAACAATATTTATGACGCAAGATGTTCAGTTACACGGAGCAAATAGGAACACCATTCATACAAGAGAAGACGGAAAATTTACATATGCCGGGATATATGGCAACAATTACATCAATAATTTGATTTTATAAAAATAATATAGTACTCCCACGGTCAGGAAAAATTGACGCGGAGTTGAAGCAAGATTAGCCTGTATGTGTAGGTAGAGCTGCATCGATTAAATCTGGCCAGAGGTAGTAGATATTATGCTAGTAGTAGAAAAAACCAAATAGACAGATTGGTGCCGAATGGAATGATCTTACTATGCCTCAAGGCTGTTGTCTGGATGTGGTGAGATGCCTTGACATTGCCACCGCAATACCCACGAGAGCAACACCAAACGCCTCAGGCACAATACCCTCATGTGCCTTCTCCAGCGGCAAGCGTGCGGTGAGTACAAAAGTAAAAGACCCGTTATCCAGCCTGCTGGGATATTTACTTTAGCAGATGAGAAGTGTTCCTTCAAAAAGCAAAGAAATAGGTACAGTATCACTGACAAAAAATGTCGTGTACACAACAAAAACTACCAAGGTAGGAAATAAAAAGCTCAATCTATTCACTGGCCAAGTTTAAATAATTAACAAATTCAGATTCTATTTTCTGAAGTCACTAAAGCAAACATAGATGAAAGGTGTCATTGCCGGGAACAATATGAATTTATAGA from Lolium rigidum isolate FL_2022 chromosome 4, APGP_CSIRO_Lrig_0.1, whole genome shotgun sequence encodes the following:
- the LOC124705663 gene encoding uncharacterized protein LOC124705663; this encodes MLKQIQVRVAIVRKQRDQPALVNQLFTCMHKAKLYEHFSSAKVNIPAGWITGLLLLYSPHACRWRRHMRVLCLRRLVLLSWVLRWQCQGISPHPDNSLEA